One Sanguibacter keddieii DSM 10542 genomic window carries:
- a CDS encoding ankyrin repeat protein, which yields MSAEEAPPTISGYWVEKASAEEIFAVYDPTTWPTYRDRSGRSLLTSAVGRHDPETRALLTHRLLDDGADPNPRVSEGYTLLHVLLSRARDPEIDPPLVRHLIAAGADMNKAAGRHGLRPVEDVDHPKLSPAELEPYYRAFFDQPGLELLEKNRRGRSVLDHARLWRRKPQLLEHVMAYLQQIDQAPVDEPLTQTAAWQTLDEILARYSPADAAAVDAETGDSLLHAVLRNADLTVRTALVPRLVADGADVTLRTATGESVLHLALARHGEREAEQDGRVVAALLDAGADINAVSDARSVPLTTLALQGSFMESSVGPLYDALLAAPGLDLDVVVAKGRTVLEAVQKAVPPRPELLARLEARG from the coding sequence ATGAGCGCGGAGGAGGCTCCTCCCACGATCTCGGGCTACTGGGTGGAGAAGGCGTCCGCCGAGGAGATCTTCGCGGTCTACGACCCGACGACGTGGCCGACCTACCGGGACCGCTCCGGGAGGTCTCTCCTGACGAGCGCCGTCGGACGGCACGACCCGGAGACCCGCGCGCTCCTCACGCACCGCCTGCTCGACGACGGCGCCGACCCGAACCCGAGGGTCTCGGAGGGGTACACCCTGCTGCACGTCCTGCTGTCGCGGGCACGGGACCCCGAGATCGACCCGCCGCTGGTCCGCCACCTCATCGCCGCCGGTGCGGACATGAACAAGGCAGCCGGGCGTCACGGCCTCCGCCCCGTCGAGGACGTCGACCACCCGAAGCTCTCCCCGGCGGAGCTCGAGCCGTACTACCGGGCGTTCTTCGACCAGCCCGGGCTCGAGCTGCTCGAGAAGAACCGCCGCGGGCGCTCGGTGCTCGACCACGCACGGCTCTGGCGCCGCAAGCCCCAGCTGCTCGAGCACGTCATGGCCTATCTGCAGCAGATCGACCAGGCGCCCGTCGACGAGCCGCTCACCCAGACCGCAGCGTGGCAGACGCTCGACGAGATCCTCGCGAGGTACTCACCAGCGGACGCCGCGGCGGTCGACGCGGAGACGGGCGACAGCCTGCTGCACGCCGTCCTGCGCAACGCCGACCTCACCGTGCGGACAGCTCTCGTGCCTCGGCTGGTCGCCGACGGCGCCGACGTCACGCTGCGCACCGCGACCGGCGAGAGCGTGCTGCACCTCGCGCTCGCCCGGCACGGAGAGCGCGAGGCCGAGCAGGACGGCCGCGTGGTCGCTGCGTTGCTGGACGCAGGTGCTGACATCAACGCCGTGTCGGACGCGCGCAGCGTGCCGCTCACGACCCTCGCGCTCCAGGGGAGCTTCATGGAGTCCTCGGTCGGCCCGCTCTACGACGCGCTGCTCGCAGCTCCCGGGCTCGACCTGGACGTCGTCGTGGCCAAGGGGCGGACCGTGCTCGAGGCGGTGCAGAAGGCCGTGCCGCCGCGCCCCGAGCTGCTCGCGCGGCTC
- a CDS encoding cupin domain-containing protein → MDISTTSPATFDDAPGIGMALLADGTSARHTRVDVATLAPGSSLPRHAAGTDQVFHVVSGTGRVAAGDGVEHAVSAGTTVRWSRGEQHTSWADTEMTVVIVQVRPAQPAETSDAAADLG, encoded by the coding sequence ATGGACATCTCCACCACGAGCCCCGCCACCTTCGACGACGCACCCGGGATCGGCATGGCGCTGCTCGCCGACGGGACCTCCGCCCGGCACACCCGGGTCGACGTCGCGACGCTCGCGCCAGGCAGCTCGCTCCCCCGGCACGCGGCCGGGACCGACCAGGTGTTCCACGTGGTCAGCGGCACCGGCCGGGTCGCCGCAGGCGACGGCGTCGAGCACGCCGTCTCGGCCGGCACCACGGTGCGGTGGTCCCGCGGAGAGCAGCACACCTCGTGGGCCGACACCGAGATGACCGTCGTCATCGTGCAGGTGCGGCCGGCACAGCCTGCGGAGACCTCAGACGCCGCTGCGGACCTCGGATGA